A DNA window from Mucilaginibacter xinganensis contains the following coding sequences:
- the ftcD gene encoding glutamate formimidoyltransferase, which translates to MTQLIECVPNFSEGVNLDIIKQITNEVESIEGVRLLNVDPGKATNRTVVTFVGEPAKVIEAAFLAIKKAGELIDMSKHKGEHPRMGATDVCPLIPIANISMEETAEYARQLAKRVGEELGIPAYLYEYAQADKKRNNLSVIRAGEYEGFFKKIKLPEWKPDFGPAEYDARRGATVIGARDFLIAYNVNLNTTSTRRANSIAFDIREAGRVMREGDPINGKIINDENGKPKSIPGSLKSVKAIGWYIEEYGIAQISMNLTNIEVTPLHIAFDEVCTKAAERGMRVTGSELVGLVPLKAMLDAGKYFLLKQQRSVGVSEKELVKIAIKSMGLSELSPFVPEERIIEYLLKDNASTKLASMTLIEFADETASESPAPGGGSISAYMGALGAALATMVANLSSHKKGWDNRWEEFSNWAEKGQQYKDELVRLVDLDTAAFNKIMEAFSLPKVTDEEKAARDKAIQDATRYAIEIPLRVMHAAYGSLTVIKAMAETGNPNSVTDAGVAALCARSAVIGAFMNVKINASGYKDKDYVIKVISDGGELERKAIALEGEIIELVNGKIV; encoded by the coding sequence ATGACACAACTCATCGAATGCGTTCCAAATTTTTCTGAAGGTGTAAACCTTGATATTATTAAACAGATCACCAATGAGGTTGAATCAATTGAGGGTGTAAGATTGCTGAATGTTGATCCCGGCAAGGCAACCAACCGTACCGTAGTAACTTTTGTAGGCGAACCGGCAAAGGTTATTGAAGCTGCTTTTTTGGCGATAAAAAAGGCCGGTGAGCTGATAGATATGAGCAAACACAAAGGCGAACACCCACGGATGGGCGCTACAGATGTTTGTCCGCTGATCCCTATTGCCAACATCAGCATGGAAGAAACTGCAGAATATGCCAGGCAACTTGCCAAACGGGTGGGTGAGGAATTAGGCATCCCGGCGTATTTATATGAGTATGCCCAGGCTGATAAAAAGCGCAATAACCTTTCGGTGATCCGGGCGGGCGAGTATGAAGGCTTTTTTAAGAAGATAAAACTCCCGGAGTGGAAACCTGATTTCGGCCCGGCGGAGTATGATGCCAGGCGTGGTGCCACCGTGATTGGTGCACGGGATTTCCTGATTGCCTACAATGTAAATTTAAATACCACCAGTACCCGCAGGGCAAACTCCATTGCGTTTGATATACGCGAGGCAGGCCGCGTAATGCGCGAAGGCGACCCGATTAATGGCAAAATAATTAACGATGAAAACGGCAAGCCAAAATCTATCCCCGGTTCCTTAAAATCGGTAAAGGCTATCGGCTGGTACATTGAGGAGTATGGCATAGCGCAGATCTCTATGAACCTCACCAATATTGAAGTTACCCCTTTACACATCGCTTTTGACGAGGTTTGCACCAAAGCGGCAGAGCGCGGGATGCGGGTAACCGGCAGCGAACTGGTGGGATTGGTCCCCTTAAAAGCCATGCTGGATGCCGGCAAATATTTCCTGCTGAAACAACAGCGTTCGGTTGGGGTAAGTGAGAAAGAACTGGTTAAGATCGCCATAAAATCAATGGGCTTGTCGGAGCTGTCTCCATTCGTTCCGGAGGAAAGGATCATTGAATATTTACTGAAAGACAATGCATCCACCAAACTGGCTTCAATGACCCTGATTGAGTTTGCTGATGAAACAGCGAGTGAAAGCCCGGCACCGGGTGGGGGTTCCATATCAGCTTACATGGGTGCTTTAGGCGCAGCACTGGCAACCATGGTAGCTAACCTTTCATCGCACAAAAAAGGCTGGGACAACCGTTGGGAAGAGTTCAGCAACTGGGCAGAGAAAGGCCAGCAATATAAAGATGAACTGGTGAGATTGGTTGATTTGGATACGGCAGCTTTTAACAAAATAATGGAAGCGTTCAGCCTGCCAAAAGTTACAGATGAGGAAAAAGCCGCGAGGGATAAGGCCATTCAGGATGCTACCCGTTATGCTATTGAAATTCCTTTAAGAGTAATGCATGCGGCATACGGCAGCCTGACGGTGATCAAAGCAATGGCCGAAACCGGTAACCCAAACTCGGTAACTGATGCCGGAGTAGCAGCCCTTTGTGCCCGCAGTGCGGTAATAGGCGCCTTTATGAACGTGAAGATAAATGCATCCGGTTATAAGGATAAAGACTACGTTATTAAAGTTATTTCCGATGGCGGCGAACTGGAGCGGAAAGCTATAGCGCTGGAGGGGGAGATAATTGAACTGGTTAACGGGAAGATTGTTTAA
- the hutI gene encoding imidazolonepropionase, which translates to MKTLHGPFTQILPLTGMPLKGALTDDQLQVIPDGGIMVENGLILIVGDFETLRKENPSAQINLIEGDGVLLPGFVDCHTHICFAGSRAKDYAMRIQGKTYLEIAKAGGGIWDSVTQTRAADEALLTELLLKRIERHLAEGVTTIEVKSGYGLSVEQELKQLRAIKVASTQTKASILTTCLAAHMAPKDFNGSQNDYLEHILTGLLPVIKKENLASRVDIFIEESAFNAENATIYLTKAKQMGFDITVHADQFTTGGSKVAVNLGAVSADHLEASGDAEIKLLANSNTVAVTLPGASLGLGMPYAPARKLLDAGACLAIASDWNPGSAPMGDLLMQAAVMSAAEKLSTAEVFAGLTFRAAKALNLTDRGILAAGMRADLQIYPANDYREILYQQGKLKPKN; encoded by the coding sequence ATGAAAACACTCCACGGTCCGTTTACCCAGATCCTGCCCCTAACGGGGATGCCTTTAAAAGGAGCATTGACAGATGATCAGCTGCAGGTTATTCCTGACGGCGGGATTATGGTTGAAAATGGGCTGATCCTGATTGTTGGCGATTTTGAAACTTTACGCAAAGAAAATCCATCGGCACAAATAAATTTAATTGAAGGCGACGGCGTGTTGCTACCAGGCTTTGTTGACTGCCATACCCATATTTGCTTTGCAGGCAGCAGGGCAAAGGATTACGCCATGCGTATCCAGGGGAAAACCTATTTGGAGATTGCCAAAGCTGGCGGCGGCATCTGGGATTCCGTAACGCAAACCCGGGCGGCTGACGAAGCTTTACTTACCGAACTGTTATTAAAAAGAATTGAGCGCCATTTAGCCGAAGGGGTAACCACCATTGAAGTTAAAAGCGGTTATGGACTATCTGTTGAGCAGGAGTTAAAACAGTTAAGGGCCATTAAAGTGGCATCAACCCAAACAAAAGCCAGTATTTTAACTACCTGTTTGGCGGCGCACATGGCTCCGAAAGATTTTAACGGCAGCCAAAATGATTATTTGGAACACATTTTAACCGGTTTGCTGCCTGTTATCAAAAAAGAAAACCTGGCCAGCAGGGTTGATATATTTATTGAAGAAAGCGCTTTTAATGCAGAGAATGCAACCATTTATTTAACCAAAGCCAAACAAATGGGCTTTGATATAACCGTACATGCCGACCAGTTTACCACAGGCGGCAGTAAGGTAGCTGTAAATTTGGGCGCTGTTTCTGCCGATCACCTGGAAGCCAGCGGAGATGCAGAAATAAAATTATTAGCCAATTCAAATACAGTAGCCGTAACTTTACCCGGTGCATCGCTGGGTTTGGGCATGCCTTATGCACCTGCACGGAAGCTGCTGGATGCCGGCGCCTGCCTGGCCATTGCAAGCGACTGGAATCCCGGTTCGGCACCAATGGGCGACCTGCTGATGCAGGCTGCCGTAATGAGCGCTGCCGAAAAGCTAAGCACTGCCGAGGTGTTTGCCGGATTAACCTTCCGCGCTGCAAAGGCGTTGAACTTAACTGACCGGGGCATATTGGCAGCAGGTATGCGGGCAGACCTGCAAATATATCCTGCTAATGATTATAGAGAAATTCTATATCAGCAGGGAAAGCTAAAACCAAAAAACTAA
- the hutU gene encoding urocanate hydratase, with the protein MTNSEFIKTYATHPVYKAPRGMQLHAKSWQTEAPLRMLLNNLDGQVAENPDELVVYGGIGQAARNPEALRKIIELLLELDEHHSLLVQSGKAVGIVRTHPEAPRVLIANSNLVPAWANWEHFNELRAKGLMMYGQMTAGSWIYIGTQGILQGTYETFVEAGNQHFNGDLTGKLIVSAGLGGMGGAQPLAATMAGAVFLGADVDETRIQKRLDSQYIDKMTHSYAEAIAWVKDAMQKGETLSVGLVSDAGDLLQRLLKDNFIPDLLTDQTSAHDPLNGYVPNGLSITLASVLRKTDPLEYKRLSLASMARHVSLMLQLQKRGAITFDYGNNLREFARQGGEPDAFNFPGFTPAYIRPLFCEGKGPFRWVALSGDPEDIFTTDRALMELFPEDKPLIKWLKNAQEKISFQGLPARICWLGMGDREKAGLMFNELVKTGKVKGPIVIGRDHLDCGSVASPNRETEAMKDGSDAVSDWPLLNLMANTAGGATWVSFHHGGGVGMGYSQHAGMVVLADGTDRATTCLSRVLYNDPAMGIFRHADAGYDKAEEWAKKFDLKVW; encoded by the coding sequence TATGCAGCTGCATGCCAAAAGCTGGCAAACAGAAGCGCCGCTTCGCATGCTGCTCAATAACCTTGACGGGCAGGTGGCCGAAAACCCCGACGAGCTGGTGGTTTATGGCGGCATAGGCCAGGCTGCCCGCAACCCGGAGGCACTGCGCAAAATAATTGAGCTGCTGCTGGAGCTGGATGAGCACCATTCCTTACTGGTACAGTCGGGTAAAGCCGTGGGTATTGTACGCACACACCCGGAAGCGCCGCGGGTACTCATCGCCAACAGTAACCTGGTGCCGGCATGGGCAAACTGGGAACACTTTAACGAGCTGAGGGCAAAAGGCCTGATGATGTACGGGCAAATGACCGCCGGCAGTTGGATCTACATAGGTACACAGGGTATTTTACAGGGTACCTACGAAACTTTTGTTGAGGCCGGGAACCAGCATTTTAACGGCGACCTAACCGGTAAGCTGATTGTGAGCGCAGGTTTGGGTGGTATGGGTGGCGCACAGCCATTGGCTGCAACTATGGCCGGTGCCGTGTTTTTAGGTGCCGATGTGGATGAAACACGCATCCAAAAACGCCTGGACAGCCAGTATATCGACAAAATGACCCATAGTTATGCCGAGGCCATTGCCTGGGTAAAGGACGCCATGCAAAAAGGCGAAACGCTGTCGGTTGGTTTGGTGAGTGATGCCGGCGACCTGCTGCAAAGGTTGCTGAAGGATAACTTTATCCCCGACCTGTTAACCGACCAAACATCGGCGCACGACCCGCTGAATGGTTATGTCCCCAACGGCCTTTCTATAACCCTGGCGTCGGTATTAAGAAAAACAGACCCGTTAGAATATAAAAGATTATCGTTAGCCAGCATGGCAAGGCATGTAAGCCTGATGCTGCAATTGCAAAAGCGCGGTGCCATTACCTTTGACTATGGCAATAACCTGCGCGAGTTTGCCAGGCAGGGAGGTGAACCCGATGCCTTTAATTTCCCGGGCTTTACCCCGGCCTATATCCGTCCGCTGTTTTGTGAGGGCAAGGGGCCGTTCAGGTGGGTAGCCTTATCAGGTGATCCGGAAGATATTTTTACTACCGACCGTGCTTTGATGGAATTGTTCCCGGAAGATAAACCACTGATTAAATGGCTTAAAAACGCGCAGGAAAAGATCTCGTTCCAGGGCTTGCCTGCCCGTATCTGCTGGCTGGGCATGGGCGACAGGGAAAAGGCAGGGCTTATGTTTAACGAACTGGTGAAAACCGGCAAAGTGAAAGGCCCCATAGTAATAGGCCGCGATCATTTGGACTGCGGCTCGGTAGCATCACCCAACCGCGAAACGGAAGCGATGAAAGATGGCTCGGACGCGGTTTCTGACTGGCCTTTATTAAACCTGATGGCGAACACGGCAGGCGGAGCCACATGGGTATCGTTCCATCACGGTGGTGGCGTGGGCATGGGTTATTCGCAGCACGCCGGGATGGTTGTTTTGGCGGATGGAACAGACCGGGCAACAACCTGTTTAAGCCGTGTGCTTTACAATGACCCAGCAATGGGCATCTTCCGCCATGCAGATGCGGGATACGATAAGGCCGAAGAATGGGCCAAAAAGTTTGATTTGAAAGTGTGGTAG
- a CDS encoding ABC transporter substrate-binding protein, with protein MTQQIFKFSNHHIFKLLFLLLFISCNPDKSTTKKTIFNINLDEGLSSLDPAFARNQNTIWMTNQVYNGLLQIDDSLKTRPCIAKSWEISANGLSYTFHLRSDVHFHDDPLFANGQGRKVVAGDFVYSFHRLIDPKVASSGSWIFSDKVCDNPFIAVNDSTFRITLRQPFPPLLSMITAQYCSVVPHEVVDHYGKDFRQHPVGTGPFKFKYWKEGEIMVLLKNEKYWEKDKDGSALPHLDAIRATFIGDKQTAFMEFISKKLDFLNDIDGSYRDDILTKAGAITQKYKGKFTLNTGPYTNTIYLGMLVDSSLAIVKSSPLRKLKIRQAINYAIDKEKMIKYLRNSMGTAGTAGFIPMGMPGFDAAKVKGYSYNPEKARQLLKEAGYPDGKNMPEIVLHTTVGYRGLIEYVQGQLDRVGIKTSVEITQGASLRELVSKNGVNFFYGTWIADYPDAENYLSVFYSKNKIPFGPNYTGFNNKQFDALFEQAYHEVDDEKRYVLYREMDNLVMQQSPVVILYYDKRVNLYQNNISGYGLNGQNLLVLKRVVKRD; from the coding sequence ATGACGCAGCAAATTTTCAAATTTTCAAATCACCACATTTTCAAATTACTATTCCTTCTGCTATTCATTTCCTGCAACCCGGATAAATCCACCACAAAAAAGACAATCTTCAATATTAACCTGGATGAAGGCCTGAGTTCGCTCGATCCCGCTTTTGCGCGCAACCAAAACACCATCTGGATGACCAACCAGGTTTATAACGGCCTGCTGCAAATTGACGACAGCCTTAAAACCCGGCCCTGTATTGCCAAAAGCTGGGAAATCTCGGCAAACGGACTTTCTTATACCTTCCATTTACGCAGCGATGTGCATTTTCATGATGATCCGCTGTTTGCAAACGGCCAGGGGCGTAAAGTTGTAGCCGGTGATTTTGTGTACAGTTTCCACCGGCTTATTGATCCGAAAGTGGCATCGTCCGGCTCATGGATCTTTAGCGATAAGGTTTGTGATAATCCGTTTATCGCGGTAAATGACAGCACTTTTCGTATTACCCTCAGGCAGCCTTTCCCGCCGCTGTTAAGCATGATCACCGCGCAGTATTGCTCTGTTGTGCCGCATGAGGTGGTTGATCATTATGGGAAGGATTTCAGGCAGCACCCTGTTGGTACCGGCCCCTTTAAGTTTAAATACTGGAAAGAGGGCGAGATTATGGTACTGCTGAAGAACGAAAAGTACTGGGAGAAAGATAAAGACGGCTCAGCCCTGCCGCACCTTGATGCCATTCGCGCAACATTTATTGGCGATAAGCAAACCGCCTTTATGGAGTTCATCAGCAAAAAGCTTGATTTTTTAAATGATATTGATGGCAGCTATCGCGATGATATCCTGACCAAAGCGGGGGCCATCACCCAAAAATATAAAGGAAAATTTACCCTTAACACCGGCCCCTATACCAACACCATTTACCTGGGGATGCTGGTTGACAGCAGCCTGGCTATTGTAAAGTCGTCGCCGTTGCGTAAACTAAAGATAAGACAGGCCATTAATTATGCTATTGATAAAGAAAAGATGATTAAATACCTGCGCAACAGCATGGGCACGGCCGGCACTGCAGGTTTTATCCCGATGGGGATGCCGGGGTTTGATGCGGCAAAGGTTAAAGGATACAGTTACAACCCCGAAAAAGCAAGGCAGCTGCTGAAGGAAGCAGGATACCCTGATGGTAAAAACATGCCCGAAATTGTGCTGCATACCACCGTAGGCTACCGCGGATTGATAGAATACGTACAGGGCCAGCTGGACAGGGTAGGGATTAAAACAAGTGTTGAAATAACCCAGGGTGCAAGTTTGCGCGAGCTGGTATCAAAAAATGGCGTCAACTTTTTTTACGGTACCTGGATTGCCGATTACCCGGATGCTGAGAACTACCTGTCGGTGTTTTACTCCAAAAATAAGATTCCTTTCGGCCCCAACTATACCGGCTTTAACAACAAACAGTTTGATGCCCTTTTTGAGCAGGCGTACCACGAAGTTGACGACGAAAAACGCTATGTACTTTACCGCGAAATGGATAACCTGGTAATGCAGCAATCGCCGGTGGTTATTTTGTATTACGATAAGCGGGTAAACCTGTACCAGAACAACATCTCGGGCTATGGCCTTAACGGGCAAAATTTGCTGGTGCTAAAAAGGGTGGTTAAAAGAGATTAG